The sequence below is a genomic window from Littorina saxatilis isolate snail1 unplaced genomic scaffold, US_GU_Lsax_2.0 scaffold_1578, whole genome shotgun sequence.
agtgtgtgtgtgtgtgtgtgtgtgtgtgtgccggtgagagtgtgtgtatgtgtgtgtgtgtgtgtgtgtgtgtgtgtgtgtgtgtgtgtgtgtgtgtgtgtgagtgtgtgtgtgtgtgtgagtgtgtgtgtgtgtgtgtgtgtgtgtgtgtgtgtgtgtgtgtgtgtgtgtgtgagtgtgtgtgtgtgtgtgtgtgtgtgtgtgtgtgtgtgtgtgtgtgtgtgtgtgtgtgtgtgtgtgagtgtgtgtgtgtgtgtgtgtgtgtgtgtgtgtgtgtgtgtgtgtgtgtgagtgtgtgtgtgtgtgtgtgtgtgtgtgtgtgtgtgtgtgtgtgtgtgtgtgtgtgtgtgtgagtgtgtgtgtgagtgtgtgtgtgtgtgtgtgtgtgtgtgtgtgtgtgtgtgtgtgagtgagtgtgtgtgtgtgtgtgtgtgtgtgtgtgtgtgtgtgtgtgtgtgtgtgtgtgtgtgtgtgtgtgtgtgtgtgtgtgtgtgtgtgtgagtgtgtgagtgtgtgtgtgtgtgtgtgtgtgtgtgtgtgtgtgtgtgtgtgtgtgtgtgtgtgtgagtgtgtgtgtgtgtgtgtgtgtgtgtgtgtgtgtgtgtgtgtgtgtgtgtgtgtgtgtacgtgtgcgtgcgtgtgagtgtgtatgtgtgtttgtgtgtgtgtgtgtgtgtgtgtgtgtgagtgtgtgtgtgtgtgtgtgtgtgtgtgtgtgtgtgtgtgtgtgtgtgtgtgtgtgtgtgtgtgtgtgtgtgtgtgtgtgtgtgatgcaatACGGATGATGCGTTGTGTATCTTGTCCCGGCAATACGACATTTTCTCTCGACAATGTGAGAAGAGGATGAAAGGATTACACAAATCTTTTACTTGCTGGAAGTATCTTTACTTCCACTCAAAGGGAAACACAAAAGGAAGTAAAAGTCTTGTGCTGGCTAGAAGTGTCTTTATTTCCACTCAAAGGGAGGCAAAAGAAAGCAAAAGACCAAACAACGACTGTCAATTCGAAAGGAAAAGCAAATAAGATTTAAACAAAAGACTAATCAACAATGTGAATTTCAAAACTAGacaaataaaattaaaagactGGAAAGACAACGTTTAACACAACGCAGGCCTCCGTCCAATCACAGGCGGCATTACAACCACACCAATCACAGGCGGCATAACAACCACACCAATCACAGGCGGATAACAACCACACCAATCACAGGCGGCATAACAACCACACCAATCACAGGCAGCATAACAACCACACCAATCACAGGCGGCATAACAACCACACCAATCACAGGCGGCATAACAACCACACCAATCACAGGCGGCATAACAACCACACCAATCACAGGCGGCATAACAACCACACCAATCACAGGCGGCATAACAACCACACCAATCTCCTCCCTGAGAGGACGCCAAGACTCTATGCTCTCGAGGAAAGGAGGGAAGAACAGATCCTTTGCAGGCTGAAAAGATCACGAGGATCCCATCACACACTCTGCACAACAGATTACAGGAGCTAACAAAGAACAGACTGAAAAGACAGAGCCTCAACCATCTCTCGAAGGCCCTACAGCGACAGCAAGCTGACACCCTGCCTCAGGGTCCACACAACATTAAGGCCCTACAGCGACAGCAAGCTGACACCCTGCCTCAGGGTCCACACAACATGAAGGCCCTACAGCGACAGCAAGCTGACACCCTGCCTCAGGGTCCACACAACATTAAGGCCCTACAGCGACAGCAAGCTGACACCCTGCCTCAGGGTCCACACAACATTAAGGCCCTACAGCGACAGCAAGCTGACACCCTGCCTCAGGGTCCACACAACATGAAGGCCCTACAGCGACAGCAAGCTGACACCCTGCCTCAGGGTCCACACAACATGAAGGCCCTACAGCGACAGCAAGCTGACACCCTGCCTCAGGGTCCACACAACATGAAGGCCCTACAGCGACAGCAAGCTGACACCCTGCCTCAGGGTCCACACAACATGAAGGCCCTACAGAGACAGCAAGCTGACACCCTGCCTCAGGGTCCACACAACATGAAGGCCCTACAGCGACAGCAAGCTGACACCCTGCCTCAGGGTCCACACAACATGAAGGCCCTACAGCGACAGCAAGCTGACACCCTGCCTCAGGGTCCACACAACATGAAGGCCCTACAGCGACAGCAAGCTGACACCCTGCCTCAGGGTCCACACAACATGAAGGCCCTACAGCGACAGCAAGCTGACACCCTGCCTCAGGGTCCACACAACATGAAGGCCCTACAGCGACAGCAAGCTGACACCCTGCCTCAGGGTCCACACAACATGAAGGCCCTACAGCGACAGCAAGCTGACACCCTGCCTCAGGGTCCACACAACATGAAGGCCCTACAGCGACAGCAAGCTGACACCCTGCCTCAGGGTCCACACAACATGAAGGCCCTACAGAGACAGCAAGCTGACACCCTGCCTCAGGGTCCACACAACATGAAGGCCCTACAGCGACAGCAAGCTGACACCCTGCCTCAGGGTCCACACAACATGAAGGCCCTACAGCGACAGCAAGCTGACACCCTGCCTCAGGGTCCACACAACATGAAGGCCCTACAGCGACAGCAAGCTGACACCCTGCCTCAGGGTCCACACAACATGAAGGCCCTACAGCGACAGCAAGCTGACACCCTGCCTCAGGGTCCACACAACATGAAGGCCCTACAGCGACAGCAAGCTGACACCCTGCCTCAGGGTCCACACAACATGAAGGCCCTACAGCGACAGCAAGCTGACACCCTGCCTCAGGGTCCACACAACATGAAGGCCCTACAGCGACAGCAAGCTGACACCCTGCCTCAGGGTCCACACAACATGAAGGCCCTACAGCGACAGCAAGCTGACACCCTGCCTCAGGGTCCACACAACATGAAGGCCCTACAGCGACAGCAAGCTGACACCCTGCCTCAGGGTCCACACAACATGAAGGCCCTACAGCGACAGCAAGCTGACACCCTGCCTCAGGGTCCACACAACATGAAGGCCCTACAGCGACAGCAAGCTGACACCCTGCCTCAGGGTCCACACAACATGAAGGCCCTACAGCGACAGCAAGCTGACACCCTGCCTCAGGGTCCACACAACATGAAGGCCCTACAGCGACAGCAAGCTGACACCCTGCCTCAGGGTCCACACAACATGAAGGCCCTACAGCGACAGCAAGCTGACACCCTGCCTCAGGGTCCACACAACATGAAGGCCCTACAGCGACAGCAAGCTGACACCCTGCCTCAGGGTCCACACAACATGAAGGCCCTACAGAGACAGCAAGCTGACACCCTGCCTCAGGGTCCACACAACATGAAGGCCCTACAGCGACAGCAAGCTGACACCCTGCCTCAGGGTCCACACAACATGAAGGCCCTACAGCGACAGCAAGCTGACACCCTGCCTCAGGGTCCACACAACATGAAGGCCCTACAGCGACAGCAAGCTGACACCCTGCCTCAGGGTCCACACAACATGAAGGCCCTACAGCGACAGCAAGCTGACACCCTGCCTCAGGGTCCACACAACATGAAGGCCCTACAGCGACAGCAAGCTGACACCCTGCCTCAGGGTCCACACAACATTAAGGCCCTACAGCGACAGCAAGCTGACACCCTGCCTCAGGGTCCACACAACATTAAGGCCCTACAGCGACAGCAAGCTGACACCCTGCCTCAGGGTCCACACAACATGAAGGCCCTACAGCGACAGCAAGCTGACACCCTGCCTCAGGGTCCACACAACATGAAGGCCCTACAGCGACAGCAAGCTGACACCCTGCCTCAGGGTCCACACAACATGAAGGCCCTACAGCGACAGCAAGCTGACACCCTGCCTCAGGGTCCACACAACATGAAGGCCCTACAGCGACAGCAAGCTGACACCCTGCCTCAGGGTCCACACAACATTAAGGCCCTACAGCGACAGCAAGCTGACACCCTGCCTCAGGGTCCACACAACATCGAATCCCTCCAGGACTATGAAGAGTCTGACGGTGATGACCTGAACATTGCCCTAGACCTAGCGATACGCACCAAGGAAGATCACTCAACAACTGAACTGATGACTCTGACACTTGAGCCACTGGACAGAGCCTTCCCCGCTGACACTTGAGCCACTGGACAGAGCCTTCCCCGCTGACACTTGAGCCACTGGACAGAGCCTTCCCCGCTGACACTTGAGCCACTGGACAGAGCCT
It includes:
- the LOC138957653 gene encoding suprabasin-like, which translates into the protein LQELTKNRLKRQSLNHLSKALQRQQADTLPQGPHNIKALQRQQADTLPQGPHNMKALQRQQADTLPQGPHNIKALQRQQADTLPQGPHNIKALQRQQADTLPQGPHNMKALQRQQADTLPQGPHNMKALQRQQADTLPQGPHNMKALQRQQADTLPQGPHNMKALQRQQADTLPQGPHNMKALQRQQADTLPQGPHNMKALQRQQADTLPQGPHNMKALQRQQADTLPQGPHNMKALQRQQADTLPQGPHNMKALQRQQADTLPQGPHNMKALQRQQADTLPQGPHNMKALQRQQADTLPQGPHNMKALQRQQADTLPQGPHNMKALQRQQADTLPQGPHNMKALQRQQADTLPQGPHNMKALQRQQADTLPQGPHNMKALQRQQADTLPQGPHNMKALQRQQADTLPQGPHNMKALQRQQADTLPQGPHNMKALQRQQADTLPQGPHNMKALQRQQADTLPQGPHNMKALQRQQADTLPQGPHNMKALQRQQADTLPQGPHNMKALQRQQADTLPQGPHNMKALQRQQADTLPQGPHNMKALQRQQADTLPQGPHNMKALQRQQADTLPQGPHNMKALQRQQADTLPQGPHNMKALQRQQADTLPQGPHNMKALQRQQADTLPQGPHNMKALQRQQADTLPQGPHNMKALQRQQADTLPQGPHNMKALQRQQADTLPQGPHNMKALQRQQADTLPQGPHNIKALQRQQADTLPQGPHNIKALQRQQADTLPQGPHNMKALQRQQADTLPQGPHNMKALQRQQADTLPQGPHNMKALQRQQADTLPQGPHNMKALQRQQADTLPQGPHNIKALQRQQADTLPQGPHNIESLQDYEESDGDDLNIALDLAIRTKEDHSTTELMTLTLEPLDRAFPADT